A window from Gossypium raimondii isolate GPD5lz chromosome 7, ASM2569854v1, whole genome shotgun sequence encodes these proteins:
- the LOC105794532 gene encoding fumarate hydratase 1, mitochondrial produces MAMYIVSRRLSAGSTTSQLVTSLRYATCWRSFSTSFREERDTFGPINVPSDKLWGAQTQRSLQNFEIGGERERMPEPIIRAFGVLKKCAAKVNMEYGLDPTIGKAIMQAAQEVAEGKLNDHFPLVVWQTGSGTQSNMNANEVIANRAAEILGHQRGDKFVHPNDHVNRSQSSNDTFPTVMHIAAAMEINSRLIPKLKILHSTLHSKSIEFKDIVKIGRTHTQDATPLTLGQEFSGYTTQVKYGIDRVLCTLPRMYQLAQGGTAVGTGLNTKKGFDAKIAAAVADETNLPFVTAENKFEALAAHDAFVETSGALNTVATSLMKVANDIRLLGSGPRCGLGELILPENEPGSSIMPGKVNPTQCEAITMVCAQVMGNHVAITVGGSNGHFELNVFKPMIANALLHSLRLLGDASASFEKNCVRGIQANRERISKLLHESLMLVTSLNPKIGYDNAAAVAKKAHKEGSTLKEAALSLGVLTSEEFDTLVVPEKMIGPSD; encoded by the exons ATGGCGATGTATATCGTATCTCGGCGACTCTCCGCTGGATCCACCACCTCCCAGCTGGTCACCTCTCTCCGTTATGCCACCTGCTGGAGATCCTTCTCCACGTCTTTTAGGGAGGAACGAGACACTTTCGGCCCCATTAACGTTCCCTCCGATAA ATTGTGGGGAGCGCAGACTCAGAGATCGTTACAGAATTTTGAAATTGGGGGAGAGCGTGAACGGATGCCTGAACCTATTATTCGGGCCTTTGGTGTTCTCAAGAAATGTGCTGCCAAG GTTAACATGGAATATGGTCTTGATCCAACCATTGGGAAAGCCATAATGCAAGCAGCCCAAGAAGTAGCCGAAGGAAAACTCAACGATCACTTTCCGCTTGTCGTTTGGCAAACTGGTAGTGGCACCCAGAGTAACATGAATGCCAATGAG GTAATTGCTAATAGAGCAGCTGAGATCCTTGGACATCAGCGTGGTGACAAGTTTGTGCACCCAAATGATCATGTGAACAGATCTCAATCTTCTAATGACACATTCCCCACT GTAATGCACATTGCAGCTGCTATGGAAATAAACTCAAGATTAataccaaaattgaaaattttgcatTCTACCTTACATTCAAAG TCTATTGAATTCAAAGATATTGTTAAAATTGGTCGCACTCACACTCAAGATGCAACACCTTTGACTCTTGGTCAAGAGTTCAGTGGCTATACTACACAA GTCAAGTATGGAATTGATCGAGTTTTGTGCACCCTTCCACGCATGTATCAG CTAGCACAAGGTGGTACTGCCGTTGGGACAGGATTGAACACAAAGAAAGG gTTTGATGCAAAAATTGCTGCTGCTGTAGCAGATGAGACAAACTTGCCATTTGTCACAGCAGAAAATAAGTTTGAAGCTTTG GCTGCACATGATGCCTTTGTTGAAACTAGCGGAGCCCTAAACACTGTTGCTACATCCCTGATGAAGGTTGCAAATGACATACGCTTACTGGGAAG TGGTCCCCGATGTGGCCTTGGTGAGCTCATTCTTCCTGAAAACGAGCCAGGCAGCAGTATAATGCCT GGGAAGGTAAACCCTACCCAGTGTGAGGCTATCACTATGGTCTGTGCCCAG GTAATGGGTAACCATGTTGCTATCACAGTGGGCGGATCCAATGGCCACTTTGAATTGAATGTGTTCAAGCCAATGATTGCTAATGCACTCCTGCAT TCATTAAGATTGCTGGGTGACGCATCTGCTTCATTTGAGAAGAACTGCGTGAGGGGAATTCAAGCCAATAGGGAAAGAATTTCTAAATTACTGCATGAG TCTCTAATGCTTGTCACATCTTTGAACCCT AAAATTGGTTACGACAATGCTGCAGCAGTTGCCAAGAAAGCACACAAGGAGGGGTCCACTTTGAAG GAAGCAGCATTGAGCCTTGGTGTGCTCACAAGCGAAGAATTTGACACTCTTGTGGTGCCTGAGAAAATGATTGGCCCATCtgactga